A single Cucumis melo cultivar AY chromosome 4, USDA_Cmelo_AY_1.0, whole genome shotgun sequence DNA region contains:
- the LOC103486417 gene encoding UDP-glucuronic acid decarboxylase 1 isoform X2 — protein sequence MQSIKQLHKQSSINHRRDEEVPPGPTSPYSPKALKHPRSLPRSINYLFREQRLLFVFVGILIGSTFFILQPSLSRIGPSEAGSAIRRSFSTGLTSRDQITGSGIYGFGKTGGRVPVGIGRRRLRIVVTGGAGFVGSHLVDKLIERGDDVIVIDNFFTGRKDNLVHHLGNPRFELIRHDVVEPILLEVDQIYHLACPASPVHYKYNPVKTIISNVMGTLNMLGLAKRIGARFLLTSTSEVYGDPLEHPQKETYWGNVNPIGERSCYDEGKRTAETLTMDYHRGAEVEVRIARIFNTYGPRMCLDDGRVVSNFVAQAIRKQPLTVYGDGKQTRSFQYVSDLVNGLVALMEGEHVGPFNLGNPGEFTMLELAQVVKETIDPSATIEFRPNTADDPHKRKPDISKAKSLLNWEPKISLREGLPLMVSDFQKRILNEDEGKGY from the exons ATGCAGAGCATCAAACAGCTCCATAAGCAATCCAGCATTAATCACCGGCGGGATGAAGAGGTTCCGCCGGGTCCGACATCGCCGTATTCCCCAAAAGCTCTCAAACACCCCAGATCTCTCCCCAGATCCATCAACTATCTTTTCAGAGAGCAGAGACTTCTCTTTGTTTTTGTCGGCATTTTGATTGGCTCTACCTTCTTCATCCTTCAGCCCTCCTTGTCCCGTATTGGCCCTTCTGAAGCTGGGTCTGCAATTCGCAGATCGTTTTCTACAGGTTTGACGAGCAGGGACCAGATTACGGGGTCGGGGATATATGGATTTGGGAAAACGGGGGGAAGGGTTCCCGTCGGTATTGGGCGGCGAAGGTTGAGGATTGTTGTCACTGGTGGAGCTGGATTTGTAGGAAGTCATCTTGTGGATAAGTTAATTGAAAGAGGGGATGATGTGATTGTTATTGATAACTTCTTCACTGGTAGAAAGGATAATCTGGTGCATCATCTGGGAAATCCTCGATTCGAGCTGATTCGACATGATGTGGTTGAGCCAATTCTTTTAGAGGTGGATCAAATCTATCACTTGGCGTGTCCAGCATCTCCTGTTCATTACAAGTACAATCCTGTCAAGACTATTATATC AAATGTAATGGGTACCTTGAATATGCTTGGCCTGGCAAAGAGAATTGGGGCTAGATTTCTACTCACCAGTACTAGTGAAGTTTATGGCGATCCACTAGAGCATCCTCAGAAGGAAACATACTGGGGAAATGTAAACCCTATAG GGGAGAGAAGCTGCTATGATGAAGGAAAGAGAACAGCTGAAACCTTAACTATGGATTATCATAGAGGTGCTGAAGTTGAG GTTCGAATTGCTCGCATTTTTAACACATATGGACCCCGTATGTGTTTAGATGATGGGCGTGTTGTCAGCAACTTTGTAGCACAG GCCATTCGCAAACAACCATTGACTGTTTATGGTGATGGAAAACAAACACGGAGCTTTCAATATGTCTCTGACTTG GTCAATGGACTGGTGGCACTCATGGAAGGTGAACATGTAGGACCTTTCAACTTGGGTAATCCAGGAGAGTTTACCATGCTGGAGCTGGCCCAG GTTGTCAAAGAAACTATAGATCCAAGTGCAACAATAGAGTTTAGACCAAATACTGCCGATGATCCTCACAAGAGAAAACCTGATATTAGCAAAGCAAAGTCATTACTCAACTGGGAACCCAAAATCTCACTAAGAGAAGGACTGCCTCTCATGGTGAGTGACTTCCAGAAACGCATTTTGAATGAAGACGAAGGTAAAGGTTACTGA
- the LOC103486419 gene encoding exocyst complex component EXO70H1-like — MPRKGMRSLLFQFSSPSNNSISRYSISSPSRTPALTPRRSFNDAMIEQAVESAAAIVMKWNPDSSTYAKVTSMFYEDKREAMQFIKRVNDLQKAMHLMASDDSVSSSDRLVYAQGLMEIAMKRLQKEFYQILSMNRAHLDPESVSTRSSRCSTRSSTSVDFDEDGTLDDELQVVEDSISEVEQISSIVMEDLRAIAECMISSGYAKECVNMYKVIRKSIIDEGVYRLGLEKLSASRINKMDWEVLDLKIKNWLDAIKLAIRTLFVGERILCDHVFSSSESIRESCFADISREGALLLFGFPELVAKSKKSPEKMFRVLDMYSSIAENWPDIESIFSSESSSVVRSQALTSLTKLGELVRAIVMDLEYSIQKNSSKSPVAGGGVHSLTLLSMNYLTFLADYCNALTDIFADWTPPEKSSLEHIFFSSTSETDDSQSASGISLRMGWLILVLLCKLDNKAKRYKDVSLSYLFLANNLQHIVSKVRSSNLQYLLGDEWIAKQEVKVRQFAAKYEALAWGRVFDSLPENPTEKFSQEEAKEIFRNFNMAFQETHRKQKSCFIPDPKLRDEVKLSIGRKLVWFYGEFYRAQKAYGGANEKPYIRFSPEDIGNYLSDLYFEPSDWASVSTSSPSSTSSSHRREPGPR, encoded by the coding sequence ATGCcgagaaaaggaatgaggagtCTCCTTTTCCAGTTCTCGTCGCCGTCGAATAATTCCATTTCGAGGTATTCGATCTCGTCGCCGTCGAGAACGCCGGCCTTGACTCCACGCCGTAGCTTCAACGACGCCATGATTGAACAGGCCGTTGAATCTGCGGCCGCGATTGTGATGAAATGGAATCCAGATTCTTCGACTTACGCTAAAGTTACTTCCATGTTCTATGAAGACAAAAGAGAAGCCATGCAGTTTATTAAGCGCGTGAATGATCTTCAAAAAGCCATGCATCTTATGGCTTCTGATGATTCCGTTTCCTCTTCCGATCGCCTTGTTTACGCTCAAGGTTTGATGGAAATCGCCATGAAAAGACTTCAGAAGGAGTTCTATCAAATTCTCTCCATGAATCGTGCTCATCTAGATCCAGAATCTGTTTCCACTAGATCCTCTCGGTGCTCCACCAGATCAAGCACTTCTGTTGATTTCGACGAAGACGGAACCCTAGACGATGAACTCCAAGTCGTAGAAGATTCCATCTCTGAAGTTGAGCAAATTTCTTCTATTGTTATGGAGGATTTACGAGCCATAGCCGAGTGCATGATCTCCTCTGGCTACGCTAAAGAGTGTGTCAATATGTATAAAGTGATTCGTAAATCGATCATCGATGAAGGTGTGTACCGTCTCGGACTTGAGAAATTGAGCGCTTCGAGAATCAATAAGATGGATTGGGAGGTGCTTGATCTTAAAATCAAGAACTGGTTGGATGCAATTAAACTTGCAATTAGAACGTTGTTCGTTGGTGAAAGAATTCTCTGCGATCATGTCTTTTCCTCATCTGAATCCATTAGAGAATCCTGTTTTGCCGATATATCCAGAGAAGGCGCTTTGCTTCTGTTTGGATTTCCCGAACTTGTTGCAAAGAGTAAAAAATCTCCGGAAAAAATGTTCCGTGTTCTTGATATGTACTCATCAATCGCCGAAAATTGGCCGGACATCGAATCCATTTTCTCATCGGAATCCTCATCAGTAGTTCGATCTCAAGCTCTAACCTCACTCACGAAACTGGGCGAGTTAGTTCGTGCCATTGTTATGGATCTCGAATACTCGATTCAGAAAAATTCATCCAAATCGCCTGTTGCTGGTGGAGGCGTTCATTCCTTAACACTTCTCTCGATGAACTACCTCACTTTCCTCGCCGATTACTGCAACGCTTTGACGGATATTTTCGCCGATTGGACTCCGCCTGAAAAATCATCTCTCGAACATATCTTCTTCAGCAGTACTTCAGAAACCGACGATTCTCAATCGGCTTCTGGAATCTCTTTACGAATGGGATGGCTAATTCTAGTTCTTCTCTGTAAACTCGACAACAAAGCGAAACGCTACAAAGACGTTTCTCTTTCGTATCTGTTCCTAGCTAATAATCTTCAACACATCGTCTCTAAAGTCCGATCGTCCAATCTTCAGTACCTTCTCGGCGACGAGTGGATCGCGAAACAGGAAGTGAAAGTAAGGCAATTCGCAGCTAAGTACGAAGCATTAGCTTGGGGAAGAGTCTTCGATTCCTTGCCGGAGAATCCAACTGAGAAATTCTCACAAGAGGAAGCTAAAGAGATCTTCAGGAACTTCAATATGGCGTTCCAAGAAACTCATCGGAAACAGAAATCCTGCTTCATTCCTGATCCAAAGCTTAGAGACGAAGTTAAATTATCAATCGGAAGAAAGCTCGTTTGGTTCTATGGAGAATTTTACCGAGCGCAAAAAGCTTACGGCGGTGCTAATGAAAAGCCCTACATCAGATTCTCTCCGGAAGACATCGGTAACTACCTTTCGGATCTCTATTTTGAACCGTCCGATTGGGCAAGTGTTTCCACATCATCGCCGTCGTCCACCTCCTCCTCTCACCGGCGGGAACCCGGACCCCGTTGA
- the LOC103486417 gene encoding UDP-glucuronic acid decarboxylase 1 isoform X3, translating to MQSIKQLHKQSSINHRRDEEVPPGPTSPYSPKALKHPRSLPRSINYLFREQRLLFVFVGILIGSTFFILQPSLSRIGPSEAGSAIRRSFSTGLTSRDQITGSGIYGFGKTGGRVPVGIGRRRLRIVVTGGAGFVGSHLVDKLIERGDDVIVIDNFFTGRKDNLVHHLGNPRFELIRHDVVEPILLEVDQIYHLACPASPVHYKYNPVKTIISNVMGTLNMLGLAKRIGARFLLTSTSEVYGDPLEHPQKETYWGNVNPIGERSCYDEGKRTAETLTMDYHRGAEVEVRIARIFNTYGPRMCLDDGRVVSNFVAQAIRKQPLTVYGDGKQTRSFQYVSDLVCHIDFCNFSTEPLSYWQH from the exons ATGCAGAGCATCAAACAGCTCCATAAGCAATCCAGCATTAATCACCGGCGGGATGAAGAGGTTCCGCCGGGTCCGACATCGCCGTATTCCCCAAAAGCTCTCAAACACCCCAGATCTCTCCCCAGATCCATCAACTATCTTTTCAGAGAGCAGAGACTTCTCTTTGTTTTTGTCGGCATTTTGATTGGCTCTACCTTCTTCATCCTTCAGCCCTCCTTGTCCCGTATTGGCCCTTCTGAAGCTGGGTCTGCAATTCGCAGATCGTTTTCTACAGGTTTGACGAGCAGGGACCAGATTACGGGGTCGGGGATATATGGATTTGGGAAAACGGGGGGAAGGGTTCCCGTCGGTATTGGGCGGCGAAGGTTGAGGATTGTTGTCACTGGTGGAGCTGGATTTGTAGGAAGTCATCTTGTGGATAAGTTAATTGAAAGAGGGGATGATGTGATTGTTATTGATAACTTCTTCACTGGTAGAAAGGATAATCTGGTGCATCATCTGGGAAATCCTCGATTCGAGCTGATTCGACATGATGTGGTTGAGCCAATTCTTTTAGAGGTGGATCAAATCTATCACTTGGCGTGTCCAGCATCTCCTGTTCATTACAAGTACAATCCTGTCAAGACTATTATATC AAATGTAATGGGTACCTTGAATATGCTTGGCCTGGCAAAGAGAATTGGGGCTAGATTTCTACTCACCAGTACTAGTGAAGTTTATGGCGATCCACTAGAGCATCCTCAGAAGGAAACATACTGGGGAAATGTAAACCCTATAG GGGAGAGAAGCTGCTATGATGAAGGAAAGAGAACAGCTGAAACCTTAACTATGGATTATCATAGAGGTGCTGAAGTTGAG GTTCGAATTGCTCGCATTTTTAACACATATGGACCCCGTATGTGTTTAGATGATGGGCGTGTTGTCAGCAACTTTGTAGCACAG GCCATTCGCAAACAACCATTGACTGTTTATGGTGATGGAAAACAAACACGGAGCTTTCAATATGTCTCTGACTTGGTATGTCATATTGATTTTTGTAATTTCTCAACTGAACCTTTGTCTTACTGGCAACa CTAA
- the LOC103486417 gene encoding UDP-glucuronic acid decarboxylase 1 isoform X1 yields the protein MQSIKQLHKQSSINHRRDEEVPPGPTSPYSPKALKHPRSLPRSINYLFREQRLLFVFVGILIGSTFFILQPSLSRIGPSEAGSAIRRSFSTGLTSRDQITGSGIYGFGKTGGRVPVGIGRRRLRIVVTGGAGFVGSHLVDKLIERGDDVIVIDNFFTGRKDNLVHHLGNPRFELIRHDVVEPILLEVDQIYHLACPASPVHYKYNPVKTIKTNVMGTLNMLGLAKRIGARFLLTSTSEVYGDPLEHPQKETYWGNVNPIGERSCYDEGKRTAETLTMDYHRGAEVEVRIARIFNTYGPRMCLDDGRVVSNFVAQAIRKQPLTVYGDGKQTRSFQYVSDLVNGLVALMEGEHVGPFNLGNPGEFTMLELAQVVKETIDPSATIEFRPNTADDPHKRKPDISKAKSLLNWEPKISLREGLPLMVSDFQKRILNEDEGKGY from the exons ATGCAGAGCATCAAACAGCTCCATAAGCAATCCAGCATTAATCACCGGCGGGATGAAGAGGTTCCGCCGGGTCCGACATCGCCGTATTCCCCAAAAGCTCTCAAACACCCCAGATCTCTCCCCAGATCCATCAACTATCTTTTCAGAGAGCAGAGACTTCTCTTTGTTTTTGTCGGCATTTTGATTGGCTCTACCTTCTTCATCCTTCAGCCCTCCTTGTCCCGTATTGGCCCTTCTGAAGCTGGGTCTGCAATTCGCAGATCGTTTTCTACAGGTTTGACGAGCAGGGACCAGATTACGGGGTCGGGGATATATGGATTTGGGAAAACGGGGGGAAGGGTTCCCGTCGGTATTGGGCGGCGAAGGTTGAGGATTGTTGTCACTGGTGGAGCTGGATTTGTAGGAAGTCATCTTGTGGATAAGTTAATTGAAAGAGGGGATGATGTGATTGTTATTGATAACTTCTTCACTGGTAGAAAGGATAATCTGGTGCATCATCTGGGAAATCCTCGATTCGAGCTGATTCGACATGATGTGGTTGAGCCAATTCTTTTAGAGGTGGATCAAATCTATCACTTGGCGTGTCCAGCATCTCCTGTTCATTACAAGTACAATCCTGTCAAGACTATT AAGACAAATGTAATGGGTACCTTGAATATGCTTGGCCTGGCAAAGAGAATTGGGGCTAGATTTCTACTCACCAGTACTAGTGAAGTTTATGGCGATCCACTAGAGCATCCTCAGAAGGAAACATACTGGGGAAATGTAAACCCTATAG GGGAGAGAAGCTGCTATGATGAAGGAAAGAGAACAGCTGAAACCTTAACTATGGATTATCATAGAGGTGCTGAAGTTGAG GTTCGAATTGCTCGCATTTTTAACACATATGGACCCCGTATGTGTTTAGATGATGGGCGTGTTGTCAGCAACTTTGTAGCACAG GCCATTCGCAAACAACCATTGACTGTTTATGGTGATGGAAAACAAACACGGAGCTTTCAATATGTCTCTGACTTG GTCAATGGACTGGTGGCACTCATGGAAGGTGAACATGTAGGACCTTTCAACTTGGGTAATCCAGGAGAGTTTACCATGCTGGAGCTGGCCCAG GTTGTCAAAGAAACTATAGATCCAAGTGCAACAATAGAGTTTAGACCAAATACTGCCGATGATCCTCACAAGAGAAAACCTGATATTAGCAAAGCAAAGTCATTACTCAACTGGGAACCCAAAATCTCACTAAGAGAAGGACTGCCTCTCATGGTGAGTGACTTCCAGAAACGCATTTTGAATGAAGACGAAGGTAAAGGTTACTGA